Proteins from one Anaerolineae bacterium genomic window:
- a CDS encoding sugar ABC transporter substrate-binding protein, whose product MMGQKVLLVVFLLTLVAAQCQPDTSPSMAKAEAAAKNIRVAVVPPGFTSPFHVAIKSGAVEAAETLGWTVDVVAAEREGDFAGQVTVVEQEIQKGVSAIAVNPIDAKAIVTAVRKANQANIPVFMQNLITPVDEGTVIEYIGYDQWSGAAKLARYTCVLLDGQGEVFILTGIPGFHANRRTQGYKWGLEQWCPGVKVVGEQTAEWEREKAVNVATAALQQNPDIDVFYGNSDEMGIGACLAAQKLNRMVNQDVWCVSIDGNDVTLDLIEKGQTTATLGVYPRMMGRIVLEQMAKVLNHKPVPYILETPSTVVDIENVAAYKAGTTWIEPVEGKPEFDNGLPSGEFAQD is encoded by the coding sequence ATGATGGGTCAAAAAGTTTTATTGGTGGTGTTCCTGCTAACGCTTGTTGCGGCCCAATGCCAGCCCGATACCTCCCCTTCGATGGCCAAGGCGGAAGCCGCCGCCAAGAATATTCGCGTGGCGGTGGTGCCGCCGGGTTTTACCAGCCCGTTTCACGTAGCCATTAAAAGCGGGGCGGTGGAAGCGGCTGAAACACTAGGGTGGACGGTTGACGTGGTGGCCGCTGAGCGAGAAGGCGATTTTGCCGGTCAGGTAACCGTGGTTGAGCAAGAAATCCAAAAAGGAGTTTCGGCCATTGCGGTTAACCCCATTGACGCCAAAGCCATTGTTACGGCCGTCAGAAAAGCCAACCAGGCCAATATCCCTGTGTTTATGCAAAACCTCATCACGCCGGTGGATGAAGGCACAGTGATTGAGTACATTGGTTACGATCAGTGGAGTGGGGCGGCCAAACTGGCTCGCTATACCTGCGTTTTGCTCGACGGGCAGGGCGAGGTGTTCATCCTTACCGGCATCCCCGGCTTTCACGCCAATCGCCGGACCCAAGGCTATAAGTGGGGGCTTGAACAGTGGTGTCCCGGGGTTAAAGTGGTGGGAGAACAAACCGCCGAATGGGAACGCGAGAAAGCCGTTAACGTGGCTACGGCTGCCTTGCAACAAAATCCCGATATTGATGTATTTTATGGCAATTCCGACGAGATGGGCATTGGCGCGTGCCTGGCCGCCCAAAAACTGAACCGGATGGTCAACCAAGATGTTTGGTGTGTCAGCATTGACGGCAATGACGTGACCCTGGATTTGATTGAAAAGGGGCAGACCACGGCCACTTTGGGTGTTTATCCCCGCATGATGGGCCGGATTGTGCTTGAACAGATGGCCAAAGTGCTCAACCACAAGCCGGTGCCTTATATTTTAGAAACGCCTTCCACGGTGGTTGATATTGAGAACGTGGCCGCTTACAAGGCTGGCACTACCTGGATTGAGCCGGTAGAAGGCAAACCAGAGTTTGATAATGGCCTGCCCTCCGGCGAGTTTGCCCAGGATTGA
- a CDS encoding ABC transporter permease — MIEHKISAGGKQTGANFWRHYLLKDLLDKFGPILILLLMLITLSTFNPFFGQFNNFMLITLEAATIGIVAAGQTLVILSGGIDLSVGSLVGLTGVIAAGMMKWGVGPIPPLNSYLALLMGLLMGTLAGLLNGLLITRFKISPFIITLATLSAFKGLALVYSNASPIHLLPDNFKWLSDAHLWRIPMPAVLMVVVYFFCWCFLSYTTLGRHSYAIGGNELTARLTGVDVNKCKLYIYGISGFLSALAGVILISRLDGGIYTNGEGYELHAIAAVVIGGASLMGGHGGIWGTLVGVLIITTINNALVMYSVPAEWKSVMIGTIIILAVLIDVLRKQSRQA, encoded by the coding sequence ATGATAGAGCATAAAATCAGCGCCGGCGGCAAACAAACCGGAGCCAACTTTTGGAGGCACTATCTCCTCAAAGACTTGCTTGACAAGTTTGGGCCAATCCTGATCCTGCTTTTGATGCTCATCACCCTCTCCACATTTAACCCCTTTTTTGGCCAATTCAATAATTTTATGCTGATTACCCTTGAGGCGGCTACCATTGGCATTGTGGCCGCCGGTCAAACCCTGGTGATTCTGAGCGGCGGCATAGACCTGTCGGTGGGGTCATTGGTGGGCCTGACCGGCGTTATTGCCGCCGGGATGATGAAATGGGGCGTGGGGCCTATTCCCCCGCTGAATTCGTACCTGGCCTTATTGATGGGCTTGCTGATGGGCACGCTCGCCGGTTTATTGAACGGCCTTCTGATTACCAGATTCAAAATATCGCCCTTTATCATCACCCTGGCCACCTTAAGCGCCTTCAAAGGGTTGGCCCTGGTTTACAGTAATGCCTCGCCCATCCATCTTTTGCCCGACAATTTTAAATGGCTTTCTGACGCCCATCTCTGGCGTATTCCCATGCCGGCCGTGCTGATGGTGGTGGTTTATTTTTTTTGCTGGTGTTTTTTGAGTTATACCACCCTGGGCCGGCATAGTTATGCCATTGGCGGCAACGAGTTGACGGCCAGGTTAACCGGGGTAGATGTAAATAAGTGCAAGCTCTATATTTATGGCATCTCCGGCTTTCTCAGCGCCCTGGCCGGGGTGATCCTCATTTCCCGGCTTGACGGCGGCATTTACACCAACGGCGAAGGCTATGAGTTGCACGCCATTGCGGCCGTAGTGATTGGCGGGGCCAGTTTAATGGGCGGGCACGGCGGTATTTGGGGCACCCTGGTGGGCGTGCTCATCATTACCACCATTAATAATGCCCTGGTGATGTACAGCGTTCCGGCTGAATGGAAAAGCGTGATGATTGGCACCATCATTATCCTGGCCGTGCTCATTGATGTGCTGCGCAAACAATCGCGCCAGGCCTGA
- a CDS encoding sugar ABC transporter ATP-binding protein, translating to MSNPIPLVKMCNIHKKFGAVQALRGVDLTLYKNEVLGLVGDNAAGKSTLMKILTGAYAPDQGEIFVDGQAVRFWGPEESRRLGIEMVYQDFALANNLDISSNIFLGREEVLFKVGPLKIMNKPLMESRAKRLMQRLKIDIASVRARVENLSGGQRQAVAIGRATAFNAQIIIMDEPTAAMSIAAIEEVMALIKQLKAQGASIIIISHRLEDIYQVADRVIALRHGYKVADMPINHHTVHHFRDEMVAYITGARNDFAGSVPG from the coding sequence ATGTCAAACCCAATCCCCCTTGTCAAAATGTGTAACATCCACAAAAAGTTTGGCGCGGTGCAAGCATTACGGGGTGTTGATCTAACTCTGTATAAGAACGAAGTGTTGGGCCTGGTGGGCGATAATGCCGCCGGTAAATCTACCCTGATGAAAATTTTAACCGGAGCATACGCTCCAGATCAGGGAGAGATTTTTGTTGACGGCCAGGCGGTGCGTTTTTGGGGGCCTGAGGAATCACGCCGGCTGGGCATTGAGATGGTGTACCAGGATTTTGCCCTGGCCAACAATCTTGACATCTCCAGTAACATTTTTTTAGGTCGGGAGGAGGTGCTGTTCAAGGTAGGCCCCCTGAAAATTATGAACAAACCCCTGATGGAAAGCAGAGCCAAAAGGCTGATGCAGCGGCTCAAAATTGATATTGCTTCGGTCCGGGCCAGGGTGGAAAATCTATCCGGGGGCCAGCGCCAGGCCGTGGCCATTGGCCGGGCCACTGCCTTTAATGCCCAAATTATCATCATGGACGAGCCAACCGCTGCCATGAGTATTGCGGCCATTGAGGAGGTGATGGCCTTGATCAAACAACTCAAGGCCCAGGGCGCATCCATTATCATTATCAGCCATCGCCTGGAAGATATTTACCAGGTGGCCGACCGGGTGATTGCGTTGCGGCACGGCTATAAAGTGGCCGACATGCCCATCAACCACCACACCGTTCACCACTTCCGCGATGAGATGGTGGCCTATATCACCGGCGCGCGCAATGATTTTGCCGGGAGTGTCCCTGGATGA
- a CDS encoding carbohydrate ABC transporter permease codes for MKSKSTTLKIIVFIVLVMLTCAYILPIYVMINNSLKTLPEITQRTYLAFPALPQIQNYTDALFGSRNFLIPMLRPIINSTIITVAVTALAAFFGSLGGYYLSRAKSTFTRVIFILVGIALYLPYQAVIIPLTTITAKFGLINSHLGLILCYLIINLPLASVLMGTFFLGIPRELEEAAEVDGASRVQTFFLIVSPISLPAYASVSIIIFTQVWNEFFIALTLVTPKTQTVQVAMAMTQGSTISPYNLQMAASLLTVSVPLVFFLLLGRYFIRGLLAGALKG; via the coding sequence ATGAAAAGTAAAAGCACAACCCTCAAAATCATTGTCTTTATAGTTCTGGTGATGTTGACCTGCGCCTATATTTTGCCGATCTACGTGATGATTAATAATTCCCTAAAGACGCTGCCCGAAATCACTCAGCGAACGTACCTGGCCTTCCCCGCCTTGCCTCAAATTCAAAATTACACCGATGCGTTGTTTGGCAGCCGGAATTTCTTGATTCCGATGTTGCGCCCCATCATCAACTCGACGATCATTACAGTAGCCGTTACGGCGCTTGCTGCGTTCTTTGGCAGCTTGGGAGGATACTATTTGAGCCGGGCCAAATCTACCTTTACCCGGGTAATCTTTATCCTGGTTGGCATTGCCCTTTATTTGCCGTACCAGGCGGTCATTATCCCTCTAACCACCATCACCGCAAAGTTCGGGCTAATTAATTCGCACCTTGGTTTAATCCTCTGTTATTTAATTATCAACCTGCCTCTGGCTTCGGTTTTGATGGGCACCTTCTTCCTGGGTATTCCCAGGGAACTAGAAGAGGCTGCGGAGGTAGACGGCGCTTCCAGGGTTCAAACCTTCTTTTTAATCGTTTCCCCCATCTCGTTGCCGGCTTATGCCTCGGTGTCCATCATCATCTTTACTCAGGTCTGGAACGAATTCTTCATTGCCCTGACCCTGGTTACCCCGAAAACGCAAACCGTGCAAGTGGCTATGGCCATGACCCAAGGGAGTACTATCTCACCTTACAATCTACAAATGGCGGCTTCACTGTTGACTGTTTCGGTGCCGCTGGTGTTCTTTCTGCTGTTGGGGCGGTACTTCATCCGAGGCCTCCTGGCCGGCGCATTGAAAGGGTGA
- a CDS encoding sugar ABC transporter permease, which translates to MIATETQKTIKSQKIWAAITEFLVFTLPLLVFLSILYGTLFWNFYVSMADWVGTAPDYTFSGLKWYHYLFNQGRFWVDVGNNLKWLILGVIPTSIVAIFLAYLLELAPFRGVEAYVRTLILYPVAMSFVVTGTIWSWMYQPEKGVFNTLLGSVGIQSPFTYTNNPSTATYWLILIFVWQYLGFSVIIVQSSLRTSELQEMVEAATVDGASKLRTLFAVIIPNIRAGILVLVSLLLISTLKVFDIVWIVTRTGPGIATDVLATNMIVTAYDQRLASAGAAIGVIIFLLAFIIVVPYTIYAFRKWFE; encoded by the coding sequence GTGATTGCGACCGAGACGCAAAAAACAATAAAATCTCAAAAAATTTGGGCGGCTATTACCGAATTTCTGGTTTTTACCTTGCCGCTGCTGGTTTTCTTATCCATCCTTTATGGAACGTTGTTCTGGAACTTTTACGTTTCTATGGCCGATTGGGTCGGCACGGCCCCCGACTATACTTTTTCTGGGTTGAAGTGGTATCATTACCTGTTCAACCAGGGCCGTTTCTGGGTTGATGTGGGGAATAATCTAAAATGGTTGATTCTGGGGGTGATCCCTACCTCAATCGTGGCCATTTTTCTGGCTTATCTCCTGGAGTTGGCGCCCTTTCGAGGGGTTGAGGCGTATGTCCGTACCCTCATTCTCTATCCGGTGGCCATGTCCTTTGTTGTAACCGGAACAATCTGGTCGTGGATGTACCAGCCGGAGAAGGGGGTGTTCAATACCTTGCTGGGCTCCGTGGGTATTCAATCTCCGTTTACGTATACCAACAACCCAAGCACGGCCACTTATTGGTTGATTCTTATTTTTGTTTGGCAGTATCTTGGTTTTTCCGTTATTATTGTTCAATCCTCTTTGCGCACCTCTGAACTACAAGAGATGGTCGAGGCGGCCACGGTGGATGGCGCTTCAAAACTGAGAACCCTGTTTGCGGTGATTATTCCCAATATTCGCGCCGGCATCCTGGTGTTGGTATCGCTGTTACTGATTTCCACCTTGAAAGTGTTTGACATTGTTTGGATCGTCACCAGAACCGGCCCGGGTATTGCCACCGACGTGCTGGCGACGAACATGATCGTTACTGCTTACGATCAGCGCCTGGCCTCGGCCGGCGCGGCGATTGGCGTGATCATCTTTCTCCTGGCGTTCATCATCGTCGTCCCGTATACTATCTATGCCTTCAGGAAGTGGTTCGAATGA
- a CDS encoding carbohydrate ABC transporter substrate-binding protein, whose product MYHKTKHMLIFVTLLAILGLLLAACAGEPQVVEKVVTKEVEKQVEVEKVVTVEVEKEVVKEVEKEVVVTATPEPQAKQLEIFHWWTAPGEREAADAMFAALKDKYPDIEVVENPVPGGGGTEHRIVLKARITAGIPPDTFQTLGGAELKDYVDSNVLEPLDDFYAEMDYAAKIPKPLLNAVSINGHPYSVPLNMHLENILYYNQKLFDELGLSAPAGYDDLMAACEAIQEAQPDMACLAVGSKDNWSDVFVLDTIMMELGGPEYYVQFFKGEVDVANDPIFKESLEKFAALQPYINADHSSLTWDQAVSAVGSEQAAMTIMGTWAIGAFIKGSGWEPGVDFGAVNYPTVPDRILLFHPDTYGCTVGAPNMAECLNWLEVVASPELQIPTDVTQGGMFARTDIDPTEFPDPIRQEMQEYVSNNPDKLILDQHGTILPNAAQVQYRVIISTFFASADPDVDATIAETADMMTVFNVKEGAAWYQWP is encoded by the coding sequence ATGTATCACAAAACAAAACACATGCTTATTTTTGTTACCCTTTTAGCCATCTTGGGTTTGCTCTTGGCGGCCTGCGCCGGCGAACCGCAGGTGGTCGAAAAAGTGGTTACCAAAGAGGTAGAAAAGCAGGTCGAGGTCGAGAAGGTGGTAACCGTTGAGGTTGAGAAGGAAGTAGTCAAGGAAGTGGAAAAGGAAGTGGTTGTCACCGCCACCCCGGAACCCCAGGCCAAACAACTGGAAATCTTCCACTGGTGGACCGCTCCCGGCGAGCGCGAAGCAGCCGATGCCATGTTCGCGGCGCTCAAAGACAAATATCCCGATATTGAGGTTGTGGAGAACCCGGTACCGGGCGGCGGCGGCACCGAACACCGTATCGTCCTCAAAGCCCGCATCACGGCCGGTATTCCGCCCGACACGTTCCAGACCCTGGGCGGCGCCGAGTTGAAGGACTATGTTGACAGCAATGTCCTGGAGCCTCTGGATGATTTTTATGCGGAAATGGATTACGCTGCCAAAATTCCCAAGCCCCTGCTCAACGCTGTGTCCATCAATGGGCATCCCTACTCGGTTCCGTTGAACATGCACCTGGAAAACATCCTGTACTACAATCAAAAGTTGTTCGACGAACTGGGCCTCTCTGCGCCTGCCGGCTATGATGACTTAATGGCCGCTTGTGAGGCTATCCAAGAGGCTCAGCCCGACATGGCCTGCCTGGCCGTCGGCTCAAAGGACAATTGGTCCGATGTTTTTGTGCTCGACACCATTATGATGGAGTTGGGCGGCCCTGAGTATTATGTCCAATTTTTCAAGGGCGAAGTAGACGTTGCTAACGACCCCATCTTCAAAGAATCGCTGGAGAAATTTGCCGCGCTACAGCCCTACATCAACGCAGATCACTCCAGCCTGACCTGGGACCAGGCCGTTTCCGCGGTTGGCTCCGAACAAGCGGCCATGACCATCATGGGTACCTGGGCCATCGGCGCCTTTATCAAAGGCTCAGGCTGGGAACCGGGTGTTGATTTTGGCGCAGTGAACTACCCCACCGTACCGGACCGCATCTTGCTCTTCCACCCCGATACCTACGGCTGCACCGTTGGCGCGCCCAATATGGCCGAGTGTTTGAACTGGCTGGAGGTTGTGGCTTCACCCGAACTGCAGATTCCCACCGATGTTACCCAGGGCGGTATGTTTGCCCGCACCGATATTGATCCGACCGAGTTCCCTGATCCCATCCGCCAGGAGATGCAGGAGTATGTGAGCAACAACCCCGACAAGCTGATCCTTGACCAGCACGGCACCATTCTGCCCAATGCCGCTCAGGTGCAGTACCGGGTCATCATCTCCACCTTCTTCGCTTCAGCGGACCCGGATGTTGACGCGACCATCGCCGAGACAGCCGATATGATGACAGTCTTCAACGTTAAGGAAGGCGCAGCCTGGTATCAATGGCCGTAA